The proteins below are encoded in one region of Avibacterium volantium:
- the yfbR gene encoding 5'-deoxynucleotidase, protein MSLQSLQPSHFFACLDRLKLIQRWSLMRNIEKENLAEHSLQVAFVAHMLAVIKNKFYAGQVNPERIAVMAMYHDSSEIFTGDLPTPIKYFNDSITQAYKEIESAAEFHLLSLLPEELQADFAPYLHSEQFSDEEKHLVKQADLLCAYIKAKFELEQGNQEFSSAKTRLEKLMAEWHSEEMNYFIQVFIPSFGRSLDEIAL, encoded by the coding sequence ATGTCTTTACAATCCCTACAACCTAGCCATTTTTTTGCTTGTCTGGATCGTTTGAAACTCATTCAACGCTGGTCTTTAATGCGTAATATTGAAAAAGAAAATCTTGCCGAACACAGCCTGCAAGTGGCATTTGTGGCGCATATGCTAGCGGTGATCAAAAATAAATTTTATGCAGGGCAGGTGAACCCTGAACGCATTGCCGTAATGGCAATGTATCACGATAGTTCAGAAATTTTCACTGGTGATTTGCCTACGCCAATTAAATATTTTAATGACAGCATTACTCAAGCCTATAAAGAGATCGAAAGTGCGGCGGAATTTCATTTATTGAGCTTATTACCTGAAGAGCTGCAAGCCGATTTTGCTCCTTATTTACATAGCGAGCAGTTTTCTGATGAAGAAAAACACCTTGTAAAACAAGCGGATCTGCTTTGTGCTTACATTAAAGCGAAATTTGAATTGGAGCAGGGGAATCAAGAATTTTCATCAGCAAAAACGCGTTTAGAAAAATTAATGGCAGAATGGCACAGCGAAGAAATGAATTATTTTATTCAAGTGTTTATTCCGAGTTTTGGGCGTAGCCTTGATGAAATTGCGCTGTAA
- the tehB gene encoding SAM-dependent methyltransferase TehB, translated as MKNELICYKKMPVWNKDSLPKMFQEKHNTKVGTWGKITVLQGKLKFYVLTEDGDIVSEHIFTAQDDTPFVEPQLWHRVEAASDDLECYLEFYCKKEDYFSKKYNMTPTHSEVKSAVEIIPPCKVLDLGCGQGHNSLFLSLLGYDVTAWDHNENSLAFLTSTAEKENLNIQTALYNINDANIQENYDFILSTVVFMFLDRNAIPAIIENMQNHTNTGGYNLIVAAMSTDDVPCPMPFSFTFKEGELKNYYQDWELIKYQEEMGELHKTDENGNRIKMKFVTMLAKKKS; from the coding sequence ATGAAAAATGAATTAATTTGCTACAAAAAAATGCCCGTGTGGAACAAAGACAGCCTGCCGAAAATGTTCCAAGAAAAACACAACACCAAAGTTGGCACTTGGGGCAAAATCACTGTGTTACAAGGCAAATTGAAGTTTTACGTTTTAACGGAAGACGGAGACATAGTGAGCGAACATATTTTCACCGCACAAGATGACACGCCTTTTGTTGAACCCCAACTTTGGCACCGCGTGGAAGCGGCGTCTGATGATCTGGAATGTTATTTAGAATTTTATTGTAAGAAAGAAGATTACTTCAGCAAAAAATACAATATGACGCCAACCCATTCTGAAGTGAAAAGTGCGGTGGAAATTATTCCTCCTTGTAAAGTGCTGGATCTTGGCTGTGGACAAGGACACAACTCGCTCTTTTTAAGCCTACTCGGCTATGATGTTACCGCTTGGGATCACAACGAAAACAGTCTTGCTTTCCTCACCAGCACGGCTGAAAAAGAAAATCTCAATATCCAGACCGCACTTTACAACATCAATGACGCCAATATTCAGGAAAACTACGATTTTATTCTTTCCACCGTGGTGTTTATGTTCCTTGACCGCAACGCCATTCCTGCCATTATTGAGAATATGCAAAATCACACAAACACAGGCGGTTATAACTTGATTGTAGCGGCAATGAGTACTGATGATGTGCCTTGCCCAATGCCGTTTTCTTTCACTTTTAAAGAGGGCGAGCTGAAAAATTATTATCAAGATTGGGAATTGATTAAATACCAAGAAGAAATGGGCGAACTGCACAAAACCGATGAAAACGGCAATCGCATCAAAATGAAATTTGTCACGATGTTAGCGAAGAAAAAATCATAG
- a CDS encoding TOBE domain-containing protein — protein MLDSEVLLTIKLQQQLFVDPKRIRLLREIAKSGSISQAAKNAKVSYKSAWDHLEAMNSLSPMPLLERNTGGKNGGGTTLTTYAKRLLKLYDLLEQTQQKAFSILQDEQISLDSLLSATARFSLQSSARNQFFGTVKSLTQTDNHCAVEIQIPHLDQSITAFITPQSAVRLQLVFDKEVMLMIKAPWVKLFIEKPQKTCNIFPALLSHINQQPNAQEATLTLGKTLQCTASLDDNANFQQGDKLFCYIDPEQIVLVTI, from the coding sequence ATGTTAGATAGCGAAGTGTTACTCACCATAAAACTGCAACAACAACTTTTTGTTGATCCGAAACGGATTCGTCTGTTGCGTGAAATTGCCAAATCAGGTTCAATCAGCCAAGCGGCGAAAAATGCCAAAGTGAGCTATAAAAGTGCGTGGGATCACCTTGAAGCAATGAATAGCCTTAGCCCAATGCCTTTGTTAGAACGCAATACTGGCGGAAAAAATGGCGGCGGCACGACACTCACAACCTATGCCAAACGCCTGCTCAAACTTTATGATCTCTTGGAACAAACACAACAAAAAGCCTTTTCCATCTTGCAAGACGAACAAATTTCCCTTGACAGTCTGCTTTCCGCCACTGCGCGTTTTTCCTTACAAAGTAGCGCCAGAAATCAATTTTTTGGCACGGTGAAAAGCCTCACTCAGACAGACAATCATTGTGCGGTAGAAATTCAAATTCCTCATTTAGATCAATCCATTACCGCCTTTATCACACCACAAAGTGCGGTGCGTTTACAGCTTGTTTTTGACAAAGAAGTGATGCTGATGATCAAAGCGCCGTGGGTAAAATTATTCATCGAAAAACCGCAAAAAACGTGCAATATTTTCCCCGCACTTTTATCCCATATCAACCAACAACCCAACGCCCAAGAAGCCACACTCACCTTAGGCAAAACCCTACAATGCACCGCCAGCCTTGACGATAACGCAAATTTCCAACAAGGTGATAAGCTGTTTTGCTATATTGATCCTGAACAGATTGTGTTGGTGACGATTTGA
- the ribD gene encoding bifunctional diaminohydroxyphosphoribosylaminopyrimidine deaminase/5-amino-6-(5-phosphoribosylamino)uracil reductase RibD codes for MQQNAQQFTQQDQQFMQMALDLASQGRFTTTPNPSVGCVLVKDGKVIGKGFHLKAGQPHAEVMALREAGENARGATAYVTLEPCSHFGRTPPCAKGLIEAGVAKVIAAMTDPNPQVAGRGLKILEQAGVQTAVGLLAEKAELLNQGFLKRMRSNRPFVQLKMAMSIDGRTAMASGESKWITGEQARQDVQQYRAAASAILSTSQTVLMDNPMLNVRWEQLPLSVQQQYPDTELCQPGRIILDSQHRVTPEYQLFQQPTPVWLVSSGARDMQGFPDFCQAIQIEKSADFFTALLTELAERQINSLWIEAGAQLAGALIEAKLVDELIVYIAPKLLGDAGKGLCHLPHLHKLADAPLWQLQSATPVGEDLKLIYQPKN; via the coding sequence ATGCAACAAAATGCACAACAATTTACCCAGCAAGATCAGCAGTTTATGCAAATGGCGTTGGATCTTGCTAGCCAAGGGCGTTTTACCACCACGCCAAATCCTTCCGTGGGCTGCGTTTTGGTAAAAGACGGCAAGGTGATCGGCAAAGGTTTTCATCTAAAAGCAGGGCAGCCCCACGCAGAAGTTATGGCATTGCGTGAAGCAGGGGAAAATGCCCGTGGCGCAACGGCTTACGTTACCCTTGAGCCTTGTTCCCATTTCGGCCGTACGCCACCTTGTGCCAAAGGCTTAATTGAAGCAGGCGTGGCGAAAGTGATTGCCGCAATGACCGATCCCAATCCGCAAGTAGCAGGGCGTGGATTGAAAATCCTCGAACAAGCTGGCGTGCAAACTGCGGTGGGATTATTGGCCGAAAAAGCAGAGTTGCTCAACCAAGGTTTTCTAAAAAGAATGCGTAGCAATCGCCCATTTGTGCAACTGAAAATGGCAATGAGCATTGATGGACGCACCGCAATGGCAAGTGGTGAAAGTAAATGGATCACAGGGGAGCAGGCGCGCCAAGATGTGCAACAATACCGTGCGGCCGCTAGTGCAATTCTTTCCACCAGCCAAACGGTGCTAATGGATAATCCTATGTTAAATGTACGTTGGGAGCAACTTCCGTTGAGTGTTCAGCAACAGTATCCTGATACTGAACTGTGTCAGCCCGGGCGGATTATTTTGGATAGCCAGCACCGTGTAACGCCAGAATATCAATTATTTCAACAACCTACGCCAGTTTGGTTGGTGAGTTCTGGTGCAAGAGATATGCAAGGTTTCCCTGATTTTTGCCAAGCAATACAGATTGAAAAAAGTGCGGATTTTTTCACCGCACTTTTAACCGAACTCGCAGAACGCCAAATCAACAGTTTATGGATTGAAGCGGGCGCACAATTAGCTGGTGCGTTGATTGAAGCAAAATTGGTTGATGAATTAATCGTTTATATTGCGCCGAAATTATTAGGCGATGCAGGCAAAGGACTGTGCCATTTGCCTCATTTACACAAATTGGCTGATGCCCCTTTATGGCAGCTGCAATCTGCAACGCCAGTGGGGGAGGATTTAAAGCTCATTTATCAGCCGAAAAACTAA
- the azlC gene encoding azaleucine resistance protein AzlC has product MSSSNQPAQHNSPIWAAAKAAFPYSLPMVIGFLFLGVAYGLYMKALGFGVLYPLFMAALIYAGSVEFIVAGALVMSFAPLHIFLLTLMVSARQIFYSISMLEKYGFQLGKKRWYLISSLVDESFSLNYMAKIPPRLDKGWYMLFVSLYLHCYWVLGAVIGNLFGDLVPFNLKGIEFAMTALFLVIFAENWLKEKSHESSLLGLGIALVCLIVVGKNHFLIPTLIGILAALTLWRPKLTSQLNKVE; this is encoded by the coding sequence ATGAGTAGTAGTAACCAACCAGCACAACATAACAGCCCAATTTGGGCGGCAGCCAAGGCGGCATTTCCTTATTCTCTGCCAATGGTGATAGGCTTTCTTTTTCTTGGTGTGGCCTATGGGCTTTATATGAAGGCATTGGGCTTTGGTGTGCTTTATCCCTTGTTTATGGCGGCGTTAATTTATGCGGGATCCGTTGAGTTTATTGTTGCAGGGGCATTAGTGATGAGCTTTGCGCCACTGCATATTTTTTTGCTGACGTTAATGGTGAGTGCAAGACAAATTTTTTACAGCATTTCAATGTTAGAAAAGTATGGTTTCCAGTTAGGCAAAAAACGTTGGTACCTGATTAGCTCGCTGGTAGATGAAAGTTTTTCACTCAATTATATGGCAAAAATCCCACCGCGCTTAGATAAAGGCTGGTATATGCTATTTGTGAGTTTATATTTGCATTGTTATTGGGTGCTTGGTGCGGTGATCGGCAATTTATTTGGCGATCTCGTGCCGTTTAACTTAAAAGGCATTGAATTTGCGATGACAGCACTTTTTCTGGTTATTTTTGCGGAAAATTGGCTGAAAGAAAAATCACACGAAAGTTCTTTGTTAGGCTTAGGTATCGCGTTAGTGTGCTTAATTGTGGTTGGTAAAAATCATTTTCTCATTCCAACCCTTATCGGAATCTTAGCCGCGCTAACCCTTTGGCGACCTAAATTAACCAGCCAATTAAACAAGGTGGAATAA
- the modA gene encoding molybdate ABC transporter substrate-binding protein — protein sequence MLRIKNRLVSTLAICVLMSFSAHAKLTVFAAASMTNVLEQVKASYLKLHPKEEIDFSFASSSVLARQISQGAPADIFISASQKWMDFLAKQNAIELKTRVNLVQNTLVMIAPKNSKIESVKLENPQWQANLKESYLAVGDPAHVPAGKYAQQALTSLNQWQAVQEKLARANNVRAALALVEQGEAPLGIVYGTDATASQKVKVVAIFPANSHAPIEYPATIVAGHHNQESQTFLDYLTSDEAKQIFIQAGFAVK from the coding sequence ATGCTAAGAATCAAAAATCGACTGGTTTCTACGCTAGCGATTTGCGTGTTGATGTCATTTTCTGCACACGCGAAATTAACCGTCTTTGCTGCCGCCTCAATGACCAATGTGTTAGAGCAAGTGAAAGCGAGCTATCTCAAACTTCACCCTAAAGAAGAGATTGATTTTTCTTTTGCCTCTTCTTCCGTATTGGCACGTCAAATCTCGCAGGGTGCGCCGGCGGATATTTTTATTTCGGCCAGTCAAAAATGGATGGATTTTTTAGCAAAGCAGAATGCAATTGAACTCAAAACACGGGTGAATTTAGTGCAAAATACCTTGGTGATGATCGCACCGAAAAACAGCAAGATTGAAAGCGTGAAGCTAGAAAATCCGCAATGGCAAGCGAATTTAAAAGAGAGTTATCTCGCAGTGGGCGATCCTGCGCACGTTCCCGCAGGGAAATATGCGCAACAAGCCTTAACCAGTCTAAATCAATGGCAGGCGGTGCAAGAAAAACTAGCACGGGCAAATAATGTACGTGCGGCATTGGCCTTGGTAGAACAGGGCGAAGCGCCCTTAGGCATTGTGTATGGCACCGATGCGACGGCAAGCCAAAAAGTGAAAGTGGTGGCAATTTTTCCTGCAAATTCTCACGCCCCGATTGAATATCCTGCGACGATTGTAGCAGGGCATCATAACCAAGAAAGCCAAACTTTTTTAGATTATTTAACATCTGACGAAGCGAAGCAAATCTTCATTCAAGCTGGCTTTGCGGTGAAATAA
- a CDS encoding LysR family transcriptional regulator has protein sequence MKPIFLELRHLKTLLALKETGSVSLAAKRVYLTQSALSHQIKLLEEQYGLPLFERKSQPLRFTSAGERLIKLANDILPKVVEAERDLARVKQGEAGELRIAVECHTCFDWLMPAMDSFRQNWPLVELDIVSGFHTDTVGLLLSHRADWAVVSEIEETAGIVHKPLFSYEMVGLCAKDHPLANKDIWQAEDFIDQTLITYPVPDDMLDLLKKVLNPKGINPTRRTSELTIAIIQLVASKRGIAALPFWAAKPYLDRGYIVAKKITNQGLYSNLYAAFREMDADVAFVDDFYQTVKAQSFSTLPGLSVLDE, from the coding sequence ATGAAACCCATATTCCTTGAACTTCGCCATTTGAAAACCCTTTTAGCTTTGAAAGAAACGGGCAGTGTTTCTTTGGCGGCTAAACGTGTGTATCTCACCCAATCGGCTCTTTCTCATCAAATTAAATTGTTGGAAGAGCAATATGGTTTGCCGTTATTTGAGCGTAAAAGCCAGCCCCTGCGTTTTACTTCGGCGGGGGAGCGGTTAATTAAGTTGGCGAATGATATTTTGCCGAAAGTGGTGGAGGCGGAGCGAGATTTGGCGCGAGTTAAGCAAGGTGAGGCGGGTGAGTTGCGCATTGCGGTGGAGTGCCATACTTGTTTTGATTGGCTGATGCCGGCAATGGATAGCTTTCGTCAGAATTGGCCGTTGGTAGAATTGGATATTGTATCGGGTTTTCATACGGATACGGTGGGCTTGCTGCTCAGCCATCGTGCCGATTGGGCGGTGGTTTCGGAAATTGAAGAAACCGCAGGCATTGTGCATAAGCCGTTGTTTTCTTATGAAATGGTGGGCTTGTGTGCCAAAGATCATCCTTTAGCGAATAAAGACATTTGGCAAGCGGAAGATTTTATCGATCAAACCTTAATTACCTATCCTGTGCCTGATGATATGCTGGATTTGCTGAAAAAAGTGTTAAATCCGAAAGGCATTAATCCAACACGCCGCACCAGTGAATTAACCATTGCGATTATTCAGTTAGTGGCGAGCAAACGTGGGATTGCGGCGTTGCCATTTTGGGCGGCCAAACCTTATTTAGATCGTGGTTATATTGTGGCGAAAAAAATTACCAATCAAGGGCTATACAGCAATCTTTATGCGGCATTTCGTGAAATGGACGCTGACGTGGCGTTTGTTGATGATTTTTATCAAACCGTAAAAGCACAAAGTTTTTCTACCTTACCGGGATTATCTGTTTTAGATGAGTAG
- a CDS encoding DUF1919 domain-containing protein — MLFSFIKTKISALMRKLFINPKLRNSLKNKGMSVLASNCNGAFMLHDLGQPFNSPFVNLYLEPQDFIRYLQRIEHYQQQPLKFVENSDKPYPVAYLDDIKIHFVHYANAQQAQEKWQQRSQRIDLDNLFIIMTDRDGCTEQDLNDFDALPYKNKVVFTHTPYPEIRSAFYIKGFEQQDCVGDLFAYSGWLGKRYYDQFDYLAWFNQNKNEKTSSY, encoded by the coding sequence ATGTTATTTTCTTTCATCAAAACTAAAATCAGCGCGCTAATGCGCAAGCTTTTCATTAATCCCAAACTTCGTAATAGCTTGAAAAATAAAGGAATGAGCGTATTAGCCAGTAATTGCAATGGGGCATTTATGCTGCACGATTTAGGGCAGCCATTCAATTCACCTTTTGTGAATTTATACCTTGAGCCACAAGATTTCATTCGTTATTTGCAACGCATTGAACACTATCAGCAGCAACCGCTAAAATTTGTAGAGAATAGCGATAAGCCCTACCCTGTGGCTTATTTAGATGATATAAAAATCCATTTTGTGCATTATGCCAATGCGCAACAAGCCCAAGAAAAATGGCAACAGCGTTCACAACGTATTGATCTCGATAATCTTTTTATCATTATGACCGATCGCGATGGCTGCACAGAACAAGATCTCAACGATTTTGATGCCTTGCCTTACAAAAACAAAGTGGTATTCACCCACACCCCTTATCCCGAAATTCGTTCTGCTTTTTATATTAAAGGCTTTGAACAACAAGATTGTGTCGGCGATCTTTTTGCTTATTCTGGCTGGCTTGGCAAACGCTATTATGATCAATTTGATTATCTGGCTTGGTTTAATCAGAATAAAAACGAGAAAACCTCATCATATTAA
- the degS gene encoding outer membrane-stress sensor serine endopeptidase DegS: MLRKIIQSIIIGLLAAGAILLISPSLKQGQPLFQKEIFSFKDAVRLASPAVVNVYSQSFTSVSGQPQITNLGSGVIMAKEGYILTNKHVIQNADQIVVAMQNGRIFEASLIGSDNLTDLAVLKIRADNLPIIPNTKRKLHVGDVVLAIGNPYNLGQSVSQGIISALGRNAVGDYIGRQNFIQTDVSINRGNSGGALINSLGELVGISTLSIGKNANEIAEGLNFAIPIDLANDVMKKIIRDGRVIRGFLGIQTDVLFSDGQTSNKGIEITSVRENSPAAKAGLQAGDIMLQFGDVKAESPAQMMNVISNTRPNTRVNMVISRLGKIITLPVTIEEYSVN, encoded by the coding sequence ATGTTAAGAAAGATTATCCAATCGATCATCATTGGTTTACTTGCCGCAGGGGCAATTTTGTTGATTAGCCCTTCCCTGAAGCAAGGTCAGCCTTTGTTTCAAAAAGAAATCTTTTCTTTTAAAGATGCGGTTCGGCTTGCCTCGCCTGCTGTGGTGAATGTGTATAGCCAATCTTTCACTTCAGTGAGTGGACAACCGCAGATCACTAATCTTGGCTCGGGCGTGATAATGGCGAAAGAGGGGTACATTCTCACCAATAAACACGTTATTCAAAATGCCGATCAAATCGTGGTAGCAATGCAAAATGGGCGAATTTTTGAAGCGAGTTTAATCGGATCAGATAATCTCACTGATTTAGCCGTGCTAAAAATCCGTGCAGATAACCTGCCGATCATTCCTAACACCAAGCGTAAATTGCACGTTGGTGATGTGGTGCTTGCCATTGGTAACCCTTATAACTTGGGGCAAAGTGTTTCGCAAGGCATTATCAGTGCCTTAGGGCGTAACGCTGTGGGCGATTACATTGGGCGACAAAATTTTATCCAAACTGATGTGTCTATTAATCGCGGAAATTCAGGCGGTGCGCTGATAAATTCCCTTGGCGAATTAGTGGGGATTAGCACTTTGAGTATTGGTAAAAATGCCAATGAAATTGCCGAAGGGCTGAATTTCGCCATTCCCATTGATCTTGCTAATGACGTAATGAAAAAAATTATCCGTGATGGACGCGTGATCCGCGGTTTCCTAGGTATTCAAACGGACGTGTTGTTTAGCGATGGGCAAACGAGCAACAAAGGCATTGAAATCACCAGTGTGAGAGAAAACAGCCCTGCGGCTAAAGCAGGTTTGCAAGCGGGTGATATTATGTTGCAATTTGGCGATGTTAAAGCAGAGTCGCCCGCGCAAATGATGAATGTGATCAGCAATACCAGACCAAACACCAGGGTGAATATGGTGATTTCACGCTTAGGGAAAATCATCACATTGCCTGTAACCATTGAAGAATATTCGGTGAATTAA
- the nrdR gene encoding transcriptional regulator NrdR has protein sequence MRCPFCSTEETKVIDSRLVSDGFQVRRRRECGHCHERFTTFEITELVIPKIIKSDQSREPFDEEKLRRGIQHALEKRPVSSDDVEKSINRIIHQLRATGEREVPSHFVGQLAMNELKKLDKVAYIRFASVYLSFDDINQFTKEIESLKD, from the coding sequence ATGCGTTGTCCTTTTTGTTCAACAGAAGAAACCAAAGTGATCGATAGCCGTTTGGTGTCCGATGGTTTTCAGGTTCGCCGCCGCCGTGAATGTGGCCATTGCCACGAGCGTTTTACCACCTTTGAAATTACCGAATTAGTGATCCCAAAAATTATTAAAAGTGATCAATCCCGTGAACCCTTTGATGAAGAAAAGCTGCGCCGTGGTATTCAGCACGCTTTAGAAAAACGCCCAGTGAGTTCTGATGATGTGGAAAAATCCATTAACCGCATTATTCATCAACTGCGCGCGACAGGGGAACGTGAAGTGCCAAGCCATTTTGTCGGCCAGCTGGCGATGAATGAGCTAAAAAAATTGGACAAAGTGGCCTATATCCGTTTTGCTTCCGTTTATTTAAGTTTTGACGACATCAACCAATTTACCAAAGAAATTGAGAGCCTAAAGGATTAA
- the modB gene encoding molybdate ABC transporter permease subunit, with the protein MDWQMFFHFSPAELNAIALSVKVALVSVLAGLPWAILVAWLLARKDFWGKSLLNGIIHLPLVLPPVVVGYLLLIAMGRNGIIGRYLLQWFDFSFGFSWYGAALASAIVSFPLVVRSIRLAIENVDFKLEQAARTLGASALKTFFTITLPLALPGVLAGVILGFARSLGEFGATITFVSNIPKVTQTIPLAMFSFIETPGAESAAARLCLIAIAIALISLLISEWLAKYTQKRLGQSNVRN; encoded by the coding sequence ATGGATTGGCAGATGTTTTTTCATTTTTCCCCCGCTGAGTTGAATGCCATTGCCTTGAGCGTGAAAGTGGCGTTGGTGTCCGTGTTGGCAGGATTGCCCTGGGCGATCTTGGTGGCTTGGTTGTTGGCGCGGAAAGATTTCTGGGGAAAATCGTTGCTCAACGGCATTATCCATTTGCCTTTGGTGTTGCCGCCTGTGGTGGTGGGGTATTTATTGTTAATTGCAATGGGGCGAAATGGCATTATCGGGCGCTATTTATTGCAATGGTTTGATTTTAGCTTTGGTTTTAGTTGGTATGGTGCGGCGTTGGCCTCTGCCATTGTGTCTTTCCCATTAGTGGTGAGATCGATCCGCTTGGCGATCGAAAATGTGGATTTCAAGCTCGAACAAGCAGCGCGCACCCTGGGAGCGTCTGCCTTGAAAACCTTTTTTACCATCACATTGCCTCTTGCGTTGCCCGGCGTGTTGGCAGGCGTTATTCTCGGCTTTGCGCGTTCACTAGGGGAGTTTGGCGCGACCATTACCTTTGTTTCCAATATCCCAAAAGTGACGCAAACCATTCCCCTTGCTATGTTTTCCTTTATTGAAACCCCAGGAGCAGAAAGTGCCGCAGCGCGTTTATGTCTCATAGCCATTGCTATCGCCTTGATTTCCTTACTCATTTCTGAATGGTTAGCAAAATACACACAAAAACGTTTAGGACAATCCAATGTTAGAAATTAA
- a CDS encoding branched-chain amino acid transporter permease: protein MTLTEQILTIIIAIFAVQLCRILPFIIFPAHRSAPPYIRYLGKVLPAAMFGMLVVYCYKNIDFSTAYLGAPDFIAGAVVLGLHFWKKNMFLSMIVGTGLYMILIQFIFV from the coding sequence ATGACCTTAACAGAACAAATCCTTACTATCATTATTGCCATTTTTGCCGTGCAACTGTGTCGGATTTTACCTTTTATTATTTTTCCTGCACATCGCTCTGCTCCTCCCTATATTCGCTATTTAGGTAAAGTATTGCCTGCCGCAATGTTTGGAATGTTAGTGGTGTATTGTTATAAAAACATTGATTTTTCAACTGCCTATTTAGGCGCACCTGATTTTATTGCAGGTGCGGTGGTTTTAGGCTTACATTTTTGGAAAAAGAATATGTTTTTATCAATGATTGTCGGCACAGGTTTGTATATGATACTTATCCAATTTATCTTTGTGTAA